In Rhodanobacter humi, the genomic stretch GGTCGCCCACTTCCACGCTGCGCGCGGCGCTGCCATTCACCGAGATGATGCCCGAGCCTTCCTCGGCACGCAGCGCGTAGGTGACGAAGCGCTCGCCGTTGTTGATGTCCCAGGCATGGATCTGCTCGTACTCGCGGATGCCCGCGGCATCCAGCAGGTTGCCGTCGATCGCGATCGAGCCCTCGTAATGCAGCTCGGCGTGGCTGACGGTGGCGCGGTGGATCTTCGCCTTGAACATGTTCAGTTGCATGACTTCGGGTTCCTGCGGGAACGGCCCGCGTGGCTGCGCATTATCGAACTGCCGACATTGCACCGCAACATCGGCCGTTCAGCGTGGAAATGCGGGCGCTTCAGTCGAACTGCAAGTTGTCGATCAATCGTGTCGTGCCCAATCGCGCGGCAATCAGCGCCACCAGTCCTTCGCCCTCGCCGTCGGCCGGCTCGGACAGGTCCTCCGCACGGCGGATCGCCACGTAGTCGGGCGCGAAACCCGCGCGCTCCAGCTTCGATTGCGCCGCCTCCTCCACGATGCGCCGCGCATGGCCCTTGCCGACCAGCTCGCGCATCTGCGCCAGCGTGGCGTGGATCTGCGGCGCCAGCGCGCGCTCTTCCGCCGACAGGTACTGGTTGCGCGAGCTGAGCGCCAGCCCGTCGTCGGCGCGCAGGGTGGGCGCGCCGATCACCTTCACCGGCAGCGCCAGGTCGCCAACCATGTGCTCGATCACCTTGAGCTGCTGGAAATCCTTCTGGCCGAACACCGCCAGATCCGGCTGCACCATGTTGAACAGCTTGCACACCACGGTGGCCACGCCGTCGAAATGACCGGGGCGATGCGCACCTTCCAGCGTGTCGGTGATCCCCGGCACGTGGATGCTCGCGCCCTGCTCGGCGCCGAACGGATACATCGTCGCCACCTCGGGCGCGAACAGCAGGTCGCATTCGTTCTCGGCCAGGCCGGCCTGGTCCTGCGCCAGGGTGCGCGGGTAGCGCGCGAAATCCTCGTTCGGGCCGAACTGGGTGGGGTTCACGAACACGCTGGCCACCACGCGATCGGCCCGTGCGCGCGCCAACTTCAGCAGCGAGTAATGCCCCGCATGCAGGTTGCCCATGGTCGGCACCAGCCCCACGGTCTGGCCCTGGCTCCGCCAGCTGCGGATCGCGGCGCGCAGGGCCGGAAGGTCTTGCACGGTTTGCATAAGGTCGCCGTTGTCTAGTTGAAGCAGTGTTCGGGCGCGGGGAACGCCCCGCTGCGCACGTCCGCCGCATAGGCCGCGATCGCCGCCGCCACAGCATCGCGGCCGGCGAGGAAATCCTTGCTGAACTTGGGCCGCTTGCCGGGCGTGATGCCCAGCATGTCGTGGATCACCAGCACCTGGCCGTCGCAGTGCGGGCCCGCGCCGATGCCGATCACCGGGATCTTCAGCGCCTTGGTCACCCGCTCGCCAAGTGCGCTGGGCACGCCTTCCAGCACCAGCAGATCGGCGCCTGCGGCCTGCACCGACTGCGCCTCGGCCAGGATGCGGTCGGCCGTCTCCTGCTCGCGGCCCTGGATGCGGAAGCCGCCGAACTTGTGCACCGACTGCGGCGTGAGGCCCAGGTGGGCGCAGACCGGGATCGCGCGCGCCACCAGCGCGGCGATCGCGTCGAGGATGTGCGGCGCGGCGCCCTCGATCTTCACCATCGCCGCGCCCGCCTCGCCCACCAGCCGCGCGCCGGCCTCCAGCACGTGCGGCAGGTCGCGGTCGGCCATGAACGGCAGGTCGGCGACCAGCAGCGTGGCCGACAGCCCGCGCGCCACCGCCTGCGTGTGGTAGACCATGTGGTCCAGCGTCACCGGCAGAGTGCTCTTGTGGCCCTGCACCACCATGCCCAGCGAGTCGCCGACCAAGGCCACGTCGATGCCGGCCAGTTCCAGTTGCGCGGCGAGGCTGTAGTCGTAGGCGGTGAGCATCACGATGCGGCGGCCTTCGGCCTTCATCGCGTGCAGGCCGGGCACGGTGACCGGTTTGCGGGCGGGCATGTTGGCGGGGTCCACGTACACGGCGTCGTCTCGAAGGCGAGGGATCGGCCGATTATCCGCTGCACCGCATCATTCGGCCAGCCGGTCTTCGATCAGGCATTCGCAGCCCTGCGTATCCGCCGCGGCGAGCAGGTCGGCCACGCGGCCCTGCCCCGGCAGCCGCAGGTCCGGCGCAATGTCGTTGAGCGGCAGCAGCACGAAGGCGCGCTCGGCGATGCGCGGATGCGGCAGGGTCAGCCGCTCGTCGTCGAGTTGCACGTCGTCCATGTGCAGCAGGTCGAGATCCAGCGTGCGCGGGCCGTTGCGCTCGGCACGCACGCGGCCGGCGCGCTGCTCGATCGCCAGCAGCGCATCCAGCAGCGCCTGTGGCGCGAGGTCGGTATCCAGCAGTACCGCGGCATTGAGGAACGGCGGCTGCTCCAGCACGCCCCAGGGCGGCGTGCGGTACAGGCGCGAGCGGCGCAGCACGCGCGTGCCGGGCAGATGCGCCAGCGCATCCATGGCCTCCAGCAACTGCCGCCGCGGATCGCCCAGGTTGCCGCCCAGCGCGACGTAGGCTGCGGTCACGCCGGTTTCGATTTCGTCGCAGGCTTGCGCCGGCGCCGCTTGCGCGTCGGGCCGGCAGTCGGTGCGGCCGCCTCGGGTTCGCTGCCGCCGCCGTGTGCCGGCAGCGCCGCCGCCAGCGTCTCGTGCGGCAGTTGTTGCGCGTGGTCCCACCACAGGCCCAGCTCGCGGATCGCCGGCGATTCGTGCGCACGCAGCAGCAGGAAATCGAATGCGGCGCGGAAGCGCGGATGCGCCAGCAGGCGCAGCACCTTCTTGCGCTGGATCTGCTCGAAGCGCGGCTGCAGCGACCAGATCTCCTCCATGGTAAAGGTGAAACGGCGGGGGATCGCCACGCGCTGGCACTGCTCGCCCACCACCTGCAGCGCGGCGCGCGCCCAGGCTTCGGTGGCGTCCTTGCCGCGGGCGATCTGCTGTTGCGCCAGGTCGCGCACCTCGCCCCACAGCAGCACCGCGAACAGGAACGCCGGCGTCACCGACTTGCCCTCGGCGACGCGCGCGTCGGTGTTCTCCAGGCCCTGCTCGACCAGCGCGCGCAACGCCTCGTCGCCACGCTTCAGCGCACGGGCGGTGGCCGGGAACAGGAACTTCAGCAGGCCGCACTGTTCAAGCATGCGGAAGCTCTTCAGCCCGTGCCCGGCGAGGAACATCTTCAGCGATTCGTCGAACAGCCGCGCCGGCGCTGCCTCGGCCAGCAGCGGCCCCAGCTCCTCGAACGGCGCAGCCGCAGGCGCATCGATGCTGAAACCGAGCTTGGCGGCCAGTCGCGCCGCGCGCAGCATCCGCACCGGATCCTCGTGGTAACGCGTGTCCGGGTCGCCGATCAGGCGCAGTACGCGGTCCTGCAGATCCTGCATGCCGCCCACGTAATCGCGCACCGAAAAGTCGCTGATGTCGTAGTACATCGCGTTGACGCGGAAGTCGCGGCGCAGCGCGTCCTCCTCGATCGAGCCCCACACGTTGTCGCGCACGATGCGGCCGTCGACGATATGGCGCTCGCCCTCCGCGCCCTCCTCCTCGCCGGTACCGCGGAAGGTGGCCACCTCGATGATCTCCGGCCCGAACACCACGTGCGCCAGCCGGAAGCGGCGGCCGATCAGCCGGCAGTTGCGGAACAGCTTCTTCACCTCGTCCGGCGTGGCGCTGGTGGCCACGTCGAAATCCTTGGGCCGACCGCCCAGCAGCAGGTCGCGCACGGCACCGCCGACCAGGAACGCGTCGTAGCCAGCCTCGTTGAGGCGGTACAGCACGCGCAGTGCGGCCTTGCTGATGTTCTTGCGGGAAATCGTGTGCTGCTCGCGCGGGATGATGCGCAGCGCGGGCCTGGCGTCGTTCCTGGCTTCGGAATTCAAGCGTGTGGAGTCCTTGCGGGTATCGGGTCCGGCACGCAGCCAAGGCGGCGGCGCAACGGCCTGCAGCCGCTCATCTTACCTGCCTTCGCCGGGGCATTGCCGGGCGAAACATTTCCGCTATACTACCGCGCTCCGCGTCAATCCGCTCCCATCGTCTAGTGGCCCAGGACACCGCCCTCTCAAGGCGGGAACACGAGTTCGAACCTCGTTGGGAGCGCCATTATCTATGCGATTCGTCCGGAATCGCTGCTCGGCGCGGCAATGCGACAAGCTTCAAGCACTCGCCTTGCCCAAGCGCCAACCGCGGCCATCGATGGCCGCACTCCTCAGGAACAACCGGCACGATCAAACGGTCGTGCCAGTTGCTTTTGCGCAGTGCCAATGCTTTTGCAGCGACAACCACGGCAACCGCCCTCCAGCCTGTGCACGTGGACGCATCGGCCATGCCCGGGTAGCGGCCGGCACTGCCATCGGCGACTTCTCACCCGGCGCGCGTTGCAGTCATACTTGCCAACGCCACAACGCTAGAGCCCCGCCCCATGACCTTTGTCGTCACCGACAACTGCATCAAGTGCAAGTACACCGACTGCGTGGAAGTCTGCCCGGTCGATGCCTTCCACGAAGGCCCGAACTTCCTGGTGATCGATCCGGACGAATGCATCGACTGCACGCTGTGCGAGCCGGAATGCCCGATCAACGCGATCTACCCGGAAGACGACGTGCCCGCCGGCCAGGAGGGTTACGTGGCGTTGAACGCCGAACTGGCGAAGGCGTGGCCGGTGATCACCGAGCGCAAGGACGGCCTCGCCGATGCGAAGGATTGGGAAGGCAAGCCCGACAAGCTCAAGCTGCTGGAGCGCTGAGGGTCGGAATCGGGGGACGGCAGAACGCCGCAAGCCGCCCCTTCAAGGCATCGCAACGAAAAATGCCGCCCATCGGGCGGCATTTTTCATGGGCGGGAATGGCGGTGGAATCAGCTGCCCATGCCCTTCTTCAGCGCATCGATCAGCTTGGCGACCGCACCCTCGTCACCCTGCACGCGCACTTCGCTGGCGCTGCTGCCGCTGGGGTTCACGGTGACCTGCACCGCATGCGTGGCCGTGTCGGAGCTGGCCTTGCTCTTGCCGTGATGGAACATGCGGCCGAAGAAGCCCCGCTTTTGCGCCGGCGCCATGCCGCCCACCACGTTCACCGCATAGCTGTGCGCGCTGTCGTCATGGCCGGTCACCTGGCCCGCGCCGCCACCGGCCAGGAACTGGCCCACCTTCTGGTAGGTGCCGTCGACGGTATCGGACACCACGAAGGCGTCGGAGATCGCGCTGGGCACGGGCGCGGCCTGCGGCTGGTTCGAGCCCGGCGGCGGAATCACCAGCGCGGCATTCGCCGGCGGAGTGTCCAGGCCCGGCGGGATTTCCAGCGGGGACTCCTGCTTGGCGGTTTCCCACGCCTTCGTGGAGCGGAACATGCCGCAACCGGAGAGCAGCAGGCCCGCGAAGGCCAGCGCCGGCAGGGTCACGAGGAGCGAGGATTTCTTCATGCAAGGGATTCCGTGGAAAGGTCGGTTACGGCACAGCCAGGATCGAATTCAGTCAGGCGGCATGCGCCAAGGATGCCAGACTGGACAGCGCCTCGCGCAAACGGGCGCGATCCGGCCCCTCGGCGAGTTCCACCAGCGGCAGCCGCGGCAGCGCTGAACCCAGCCCCAGCTCCGGCAGGCCGGCCTTCACCGCGATCGGGTTCGGTGCGCAGTTCAACGCTTGCAGCAGCGGCGCCAGGGCATCCCCGCAACGCGCGGTGGCGGCGCGGTCGCCGCCGGTGGCCGCGTCGCACAGCGCGCGGAACGCCTTGGGCACCAGGTTCGCCACCACCGACACGGTACCGGCCGCACCGGCCAGCATCGCCTGCCCGGCGGTGCCGTCGTCGCCGGAGAGATAGACGAAATCCGGGCGCGCAAGTTCCGCGAGCGCGGCGATGCGTTCGGCGTCGGCGCGCGCCTCCTTGATGCCGACGATGGCCGGATGCCCGGCGAGCTGCGCCACCGTCTCCGGCAGCAGATCGCAGGCGGTGCGGCTGGGCACGTTGTACAACACCAGCGGCAGGCCGCCGTGCTCGGCCACTTCGAGGAAGTGCCGGCGCATGCCTTCCTGGGTGGGGCGCACGTAGTACGGCGTCACCACCAGCGCGGCATCGGCACCCAGCGCCTTGGCGCGACGCGTCGCCGCCACGGTCTTCGCGGTGCCCGCCTCGCCGGTGCCGGCGATCACCGGCACGCGGCCGGCGACGTGCTCCACCGCGAACGCGAGCAGGCGGTCGAACTCGTCGTGCTCTAGCATGTGCGCCTCGCCGGTGGAGCCGGCCACCACCAGCGCCTGCGTGCCGCCGGCGAGCTGATGGTCGAGCAGGCGCGCGAACGCCGGCAGGTCGAGCGTGCCATCGGGCGCGAACGGCGTCGCCAGCGCGCAGATGCTTCCGCGAATATCCAAGGCTCGGTTCCGCTGCAGATTCAGACCGGCCATGTTACTTGCGGCCTTGCCGGAGCGGCAAGTAAGCTGGCCGGCGCGATTCCCGCGCCGCGCGGGATCCGGCACAGGCCATCCCATTGAAACCGACGCCCTCCGCCCGTTCGGGCAGCGACAACCAGTTGCTGATCCACGCGCTGACCTCCGCCACCCACTCACCGCTCACCGCGCTGACCCGCCGCATCGCCGACGCCGGCTGCAGCCTGGCCGAATCGCGCGTGGCCACGATCGGCAACGAGGTATCGATGATGCTGCTGGCGAACGGCGCCTGGGACGCGCTGGCCAAGCTGGAGACGGCGCTGAACAAGCTGGCGCGCGACGAGAACCTGCGGCTCAGCCACTATCGCACGGCGCCGCGCGAGCCGAATTCGCACCTGCTGCCCTACATGGTCGAGATCATCTCCGCGGACCGCCCCGGCATCGTGGTGCGTATCGTGGAGTTCTTCAGCCAGCAGGGCATCAGCGTGGAGCAGCTGCATTCCACCCGTTACCACGCGATGCAGACCGGCGCGGAGATGTTCCAGGCGCAGTTCACGATCGGCATTCCTGCCGACATCCACATCGCCGCCTTGCGCGACGATTTCCTGGAGCTGTGCGACGGCCTGAACCTGGACGCGATCATGGATCCGGTGAAGTTCTAGGATGCTCCGCCCATGACGGTCTGACAAGGCTGTCATCCGTAACATTCATCGCGCTAGTCTCTGTCCGAACACAGGCGAAACCCCGTCGGGTTTCCGGAGAGACCATGCCAGACCTCGGAAAGAAGGCCCCCGCCCTCAGCGGCACCACCGGCGACGGCAGCACGCTCAAGCTCGCCGACCTCAAGGGCCAATGGGTAGTGCTGTATTTCTACCCCAAGGACGCCACCCCCGGCTGTACCAACGAGGCGAAGGACTTCCGCGACCTCTACCCGAAGTTCAGGAAGCGCCACGCCGAGATCGTCGGCGTCTCGCGCGATTCGGCGAAATCCCACGCCAACTTCGCCGCCAGGCAGGAACTGCCGTTCCCGCTGCTGTCCGACCCGGACGAGACCTGGTGCCGCGCCTTCGACGTGATCCACGAGAAGGTGCTCTACGGCAAGCGCCACATGGGCGTGGTGCGCAGCACCTTCCTGATCGCCCCGGATGGGAAGCTCGCCGCCGAGTGGCGCGGCGTGAAGGTGCCGGGCCACGCCCAAGCCGTGCTCGACGCCATCCCCGCCAAGTGACCGCCGCCCTTTTCGTCGCAGTCGCCGCGGCATCCCGCATGCCGCGGTCCCGTTGCATCTCCACTCACGAGGTTCCAGCCGCATGACCGGAAGCAAGCGCATCTACGCCCTCGATACCAATGTGCTGCTGCACGACCCGACGTCGCTGTTCCGCTTCGAGGAACACGACGTGTTCATCCCGATGACGGTGCTGGAGGAACTGGACGAGAAGAAGAAAGGCGCCTCGGAAGTCTCGCGCAATGGCCGCCAAGTCAGCCGTTTCCTCAACGAGCTGATCGTGCGCGGCAACGGTCACGGCATCTCGAACGGCCTGGAGCTGGCCAGCCCGCAGGGCATCAAGCTCAAGCGCGGCGGCGCGGTGGGTCGGCTGTACTTCCAGCAGCGCACCAGCGCGAACCACGGCAAGGCGGACAACCTGATCCTCGCCGCGGTGATCGAGCTGCGCGACCAGAACCCCGACCGCGCGGTGATCCTGGTCAGCAAGGACATCAACCTGCGCATCAAGGCCAAGATCTACGGCATCGATGCGGAGGATTACGAGAACGACCGCGCGCTGGACGACTTCGCCCTGCTCTACACCGGCTCGGCCGCGCTGCCCGAGGACTTCTGGGACAGGCACCCCGAAGTGCAGTCGTGGAACGAGCGCGGCCGCACCTACTACAAGCTCGACCGCCACGAGGACGAGGACTGGTACCCCAACGAATGCCTCTACCTGCCCGGCGAGGGTGGCGTGGAACTGCGCGTGCTCAAGATCGAGGAAGACAAGGCCACGTTCGCGCTGATGGACGACCACAGCCATGCGAACCACCACGTCTGGGGCATCGCCGCGCGCAACCGCGAGCAGAACTTCGCGCTCAACGCACTGATGGACCCGGACGTGGATTTCGTCACCTTGCTCGGCACCGCCGGCACCGGCAAGACCCTGCTCGCGCTCGCCGCGGGCCTCGCGCAGGTGATGGACCAGCAGCGTTACCGCGAGATCATCATGACCCGCGCCACGGTCTCGGTCGGCGAGGACATCGGCTTCCTGCCCGGCACCGAGGAGGAGAAGATGACGCCGTGGATGGGCGCGCTCACCGACAACCTCGAAGTGCTCGCCAAT encodes the following:
- the panD gene encoding aspartate 1-decarboxylase, whose translation is MQLNMFKAKIHRATVSHAELHYEGSIAIDGNLLDAAGIREYEQIHAWDINNGERFVTYALRAEEGSGIISVNGSAARSVEVGDLIIIAAFAQLDEKELAQFQPTCVYVDANNRITHTNRSIPKQMAAA
- the panC gene encoding pantoate--beta-alanine ligase, encoding MQTVQDLPALRAAIRSWRSQGQTVGLVPTMGNLHAGHYSLLKLARARADRVVASVFVNPTQFGPNEDFARYPRTLAQDQAGLAENECDLLFAPEVATMYPFGAEQGASIHVPGITDTLEGAHRPGHFDGVATVVCKLFNMVQPDLAVFGQKDFQQLKVIEHMVGDLALPVKVIGAPTLRADDGLALSSRNQYLSAEERALAPQIHATLAQMRELVGKGHARRIVEEAAQSKLERAGFAPDYVAIRRAEDLSEPADGEGEGLVALIAARLGTTRLIDNLQFD
- the panB gene encoding 3-methyl-2-oxobutanoate hydroxymethyltransferase, whose protein sequence is MPARKPVTVPGLHAMKAEGRRIVMLTAYDYSLAAQLELAGIDVALVGDSLGMVVQGHKSTLPVTLDHMVYHTQAVARGLSATLLVADLPFMADRDLPHVLEAGARLVGEAGAAMVKIEGAAPHILDAIAALVARAIPVCAHLGLTPQSVHKFGGFRIQGREQETADRILAEAQSVQAAGADLLVLEGVPSALGERVTKALKIPVIGIGAGPHCDGQVLVIHDMLGITPGKRPKFSKDFLAGRDAVAAAIAAYAADVRSGAFPAPEHCFN
- the folK gene encoding 2-amino-4-hydroxy-6-hydroxymethyldihydropteridine diphosphokinase, with product MTAAYVALGGNLGDPRRQLLEAMDALAHLPGTRVLRRSRLYRTPPWGVLEQPPFLNAAVLLDTDLAPQALLDALLAIEQRAGRVRAERNGPRTLDLDLLHMDDVQLDDERLTLPHPRIAERAFVLLPLNDIAPDLRLPGQGRVADLLAAADTQGCECLIEDRLAE
- the pcnB gene encoding polynucleotide adenylyltransferase PcnB, with the translated sequence MNSEARNDARPALRIIPREQHTISRKNISKAALRVLYRLNEAGYDAFLVGGAVRDLLLGGRPKDFDVATSATPDEVKKLFRNCRLIGRRFRLAHVVFGPEIIEVATFRGTGEEEGAEGERHIVDGRIVRDNVWGSIEEDALRRDFRVNAMYYDISDFSVRDYVGGMQDLQDRVLRLIGDPDTRYHEDPVRMLRAARLAAKLGFSIDAPAAAPFEELGPLLAEAAPARLFDESLKMFLAGHGLKSFRMLEQCGLLKFLFPATARALKRGDEALRALVEQGLENTDARVAEGKSVTPAFLFAVLLWGEVRDLAQQQIARGKDATEAWARAALQVVGEQCQRVAIPRRFTFTMEEIWSLQPRFEQIQRKKVLRLLAHPRFRAAFDFLLLRAHESPAIRELGLWWDHAQQLPHETLAAALPAHGGGSEPEAAAPTAGPTRKRRRRKPATKSKPA
- the fdxA gene encoding ferredoxin FdxA, which encodes MTFVVTDNCIKCKYTDCVEVCPVDAFHEGPNFLVIDPDECIDCTLCEPECPINAIYPEDDVPAGQEGYVALNAELAKAWPVITERKDGLADAKDWEGKPDKLKLLER
- the dapA gene encoding 4-hydroxy-tetrahydrodipicolinate synthase, with protein sequence MDIRGSICALATPFAPDGTLDLPAFARLLDHQLAGGTQALVVAGSTGEAHMLEHDEFDRLLAFAVEHVAGRVPVIAGTGEAGTAKTVAATRRAKALGADAALVVTPYYVRPTQEGMRRHFLEVAEHGGLPLVLYNVPSRTACDLLPETVAQLAGHPAIVGIKEARADAERIAALAELARPDFVYLSGDDGTAGQAMLAGAAGTVSVVANLVPKAFRALCDAATGGDRAATARCGDALAPLLQALNCAPNPIAVKAGLPELGLGSALPRLPLVELAEGPDRARLREALSSLASLAHAA
- a CDS encoding glycine cleavage system protein R, producing the protein MKPTPSARSGSDNQLLIHALTSATHSPLTALTRRIADAGCSLAESRVATIGNEVSMMLLANGAWDALAKLETALNKLARDENLRLSHYRTAPREPNSHLLPYMVEIISADRPGIVVRIVEFFSQQGISVEQLHSTRYHAMQTGAEMFQAQFTIGIPADIHIAALRDDFLELCDGLNLDAIMDPVKF
- a CDS encoding peroxiredoxin, coding for MPDLGKKAPALSGTTGDGSTLKLADLKGQWVVLYFYPKDATPGCTNEAKDFRDLYPKFRKRHAEIVGVSRDSAKSHANFAARQELPFPLLSDPDETWCRAFDVIHEKVLYGKRHMGVVRSTFLIAPDGKLAAEWRGVKVPGHAQAVLDAIPAK
- a CDS encoding PhoH family protein: MTGSKRIYALDTNVLLHDPTSLFRFEEHDVFIPMTVLEELDEKKKGASEVSRNGRQVSRFLNELIVRGNGHGISNGLELASPQGIKLKRGGAVGRLYFQQRTSANHGKADNLILAAVIELRDQNPDRAVILVSKDINLRIKAKIYGIDAEDYENDRALDDFALLYTGSAALPEDFWDRHPEVQSWNERGRTYYKLDRHEDEDWYPNECLYLPGEGGVELRVLKIEEDKATFALMDDHSHANHHVWGIAARNREQNFALNALMDPDVDFVTLLGTAGTGKTLLALAAGLAQVMDQQRYREIIMTRATVSVGEDIGFLPGTEEEKMTPWMGALTDNLEVLANPEEGGSWGRQATNDLLASRIKIRSLNFMRGRTFLSRYLIIDEAQNLTPKQMKTLITRAGPGTKIVCLGNVEQIDTPYLTETTSGLTYAVDRFKQWEHSAHVTLRRGERSRLADFASEAL